One Mycolicibacterium parafortuitum DNA segment encodes these proteins:
- the rpmG gene encoding 50S ribosomal protein L33: MARNEIRPLVKLRSTAGTGYTYVTRKNRRNDPDRIVLRKYDPVVRRHVDFREDR, from the coding sequence ATGGCACGCAACGAGATCCGGCCGCTCGTGAAACTGCGCTCCACCGCGGGCACCGGCTACACCTACGTCACCCGCAAGAACCGCCGCAACGACCCGGATCGCATCGTGCTGCGCAAGTACGACCCGGTCGTGCGCCGGCATGTCGACTTCCGCGAGGACCGCTGA
- a CDS encoding sensor domain-containing protein — MSIGGDPRPGRCRVLLVALAAVVAGLTSAAPASARPSDPGVVNYAVLNKGSVGNIVGARMGFETTFAAPFQAFYVDTPACNNWADIGLPEVYNDPDLASFSGAVAQESATDATHLVKQAVGVFATTDAANRAFHRQVDRTVGCAGQTTAMHLDNFTTQVWTFTGGPTSATEANWVKQEAGTDRRCFVTSRVRENVLLQAKVCQSGNGGPAVNVLAGAMQNTLGQ, encoded by the coding sequence ATGAGCATCGGAGGAGACCCGCGCCCTGGTCGATGTCGAGTCCTGCTCGTCGCGCTGGCGGCTGTCGTCGCAGGGTTGACGTCGGCCGCGCCGGCGTCGGCCCGCCCGTCGGATCCCGGGGTCGTGAACTACGCGGTGTTGAACAAGGGCTCGGTCGGCAACATCGTCGGCGCCCGGATGGGTTTCGAGACCACGTTCGCGGCGCCGTTCCAGGCGTTCTACGTCGACACCCCGGCGTGCAACAACTGGGCCGACATCGGGCTACCCGAGGTGTACAACGACCCCGACCTGGCATCGTTCAGCGGCGCCGTCGCGCAGGAGTCGGCGACGGACGCGACGCACCTGGTGAAACAGGCGGTCGGGGTGTTCGCGACCACCGACGCGGCGAACCGCGCGTTCCACCGGCAGGTGGATCGGACCGTCGGCTGCGCCGGCCAGACCACCGCGATGCACCTGGACAACTTCACCACGCAGGTGTGGACGTTCACGGGCGGGCCGACCAGCGCGACCGAGGCCAACTGGGTCAAGCAGGAGGCGGGCACCGACCGGCGCTGCTTCGTGACGTCCCGGGTGCGGGAGAACGTGCTGCTGCAGGCCAAGGTGTGCCAGTCGGGCAACGGCGGCCCGGCGGTCAACGTGCTCGCCGGCGCGATGCAGAACACGCTCGGCCAATAG
- the egtD gene encoding L-histidine N(alpha)-methyltransferase, producing MTFSLANYLAADAADEALRRDVCHGLSQQPKTLPPKWFYDATGSELFDQITRLPEYYPTRAEAQILQARAAEIAEASGADTLVELGSGTSEKTRMLLDALSERGSLRRFVPFDVDSSVLQAAGAAIEQEYPGIEIDAVCGDFEEHLGKIPRTGRRLVAFLGSTIGNLTPGPRAEFLASVAEMMQPGDTLLLGTDLVKDTGRLVRAYDDSAGVTARFNRNVLTVVNRELGADFDVDAFAHVAVWNPDEERIEMWLRAERAQRVHIAALALDVDFADGEEMLTEVSCKFRPSGVEAELAAVGLRRTHWWTDDAGDFGLSLAAK from the coding sequence ATGACGTTCTCCCTGGCGAACTACCTCGCCGCCGACGCCGCCGACGAGGCGCTGCGTCGCGACGTCTGCCACGGACTGAGCCAACAGCCGAAGACGCTGCCGCCCAAATGGTTCTACGACGCCACCGGCAGCGAGTTGTTCGACCAGATCACCCGGCTGCCGGAGTACTACCCGACCCGTGCGGAGGCGCAGATCCTGCAAGCGCGGGCCGCTGAGATCGCCGAGGCCTCGGGTGCCGACACACTCGTCGAACTGGGCAGCGGCACCTCGGAGAAGACGAGGATGCTGCTCGACGCCCTGAGTGAGCGTGGATCGTTGCGCCGCTTCGTGCCGTTCGACGTCGACTCCAGCGTGCTGCAGGCCGCGGGCGCGGCGATCGAGCAGGAATACCCGGGCATCGAGATCGACGCCGTGTGCGGCGATTTCGAGGAACACCTGGGCAAGATCCCGCGGACGGGACGGCGTCTGGTGGCGTTCCTGGGCTCGACGATCGGGAATCTGACACCTGGCCCGCGGGCGGAGTTCCTGGCGTCGGTGGCCGAGATGATGCAACCCGGCGACACGCTGCTGCTGGGCACCGACCTGGTCAAGGACACCGGCCGTCTGGTGCGGGCATACGACGACAGCGCCGGCGTCACCGCGCGATTCAACCGCAATGTGCTCACCGTGGTGAACCGGGAGCTCGGCGCGGACTTCGACGTCGACGCGTTCGCCCACGTCGCGGTCTGGAACCCCGACGAGGAGCGCATCGAGATGTGGCTGCGGGCTGAGCGCGCGCAACGGGTGCACATCGCCGCGCTGGCGCTCGACGTCGATTTCGCCGACGGGGAGGAGATGCTGACCGAGGTGTCGTGCAAATTCCGGCCGTCCGGTGTCGAGGCGGAGCTCGCCGCGGTCGGGCTGCGCCGAACCCATTGGTGGACAGACGATGCGGGAGACTTCGGGCTGTCCTTGGCGGCGAAATGA
- the rpsR gene encoding 30S ribosomal protein S18: MKRARLAAPLPKKRRNLFAQLGIERVDYKDTSTLRQFLSERGKIRSRTVTGLTVQQQRQVTIAVKNAREMALLPYPGQG, translated from the coding sequence GTGAAGCGCGCCAGGCTGGCGGCGCCGCTGCCGAAGAAGCGCCGAAACTTGTTCGCCCAACTCGGCATCGAGCGCGTCGACTACAAGGACACATCCACGCTGCGGCAGTTCCTCTCCGAGCGCGGCAAGATCCGCTCCCGCACGGTCACGGGTCTCACCGTCCAGCAGCAGCGCCAGGTCACGATCGCCGTCAAGAACGCCCGCGAGATGGCGCTGCTGCCGTATCCGGGTCAGGGGTAG
- the egtC gene encoding ergothioneine biosynthesis protein EgtC: MCRHLAWLGAPVSVAALVLDPPSGLLVQSYAPRRQKHGLMNADGWGVGFFDDGVPRRWRSAAPLWGDASFASVAPALSSTCVVAAVRSASTGMPIEASASAPFTDGTWLLSHNGLVDRAVLPTSRTAESTNDSALLAALIFDRGMDDLGGTVASVAADDPNARLNILAANGSRLVATTWGDTLSVLRRDDGVVLASEPYDDDPGWREVPDRHLVEVADDRVRMTPLT, from the coding sequence ATGTGTAGGCATCTGGCGTGGCTCGGGGCCCCGGTGTCGGTGGCCGCGCTGGTCCTCGACCCGCCATCGGGTCTGCTGGTGCAGTCGTACGCGCCGCGGCGACAGAAGCACGGCCTGATGAACGCCGACGGTTGGGGCGTCGGCTTTTTCGACGACGGTGTGCCGCGGCGGTGGCGCAGCGCGGCCCCGCTGTGGGGCGATGCGTCGTTCGCGTCGGTCGCGCCCGCACTGTCGAGCACCTGTGTGGTGGCCGCGGTGCGCTCAGCCAGCACCGGCATGCCGATCGAGGCGTCCGCGTCCGCGCCGTTCACCGACGGGACATGGCTGCTGTCGCACAACGGGCTGGTCGACCGTGCCGTGTTACCGACCTCCCGGACCGCGGAATCCACCAACGACAGCGCACTGCTGGCCGCGCTGATCTTCGATCGCGGCATGGACGACCTCGGCGGCACCGTCGCCTCGGTCGCCGCCGACGACCCGAACGCGCGTCTGAACATCCTGGCCGCCAACGGGTCCCGGCTGGTCGCGACGACGTGGGGGGACACCTTGTCGGTGCTGCGCCGCGACGACGGTGTGGTGCTGGCCAGCGAGCCCTACGACGACGACCCCGGCTGGCGGGAGGTCCCGGACCGGCACCTGGTCGAGGTCGCGGACGACCGCGTGCGCATGACACCGCTGACATGA
- the egtA gene encoding ergothioneine biosynthesis glutamate--cysteine ligase EgtA: MARTMASDGVVEHGMNPLTSAEDAARHIADTCLTDAPVGPVGLEIEAHCFDLADPRRRPGWDELSAVIAGLPTLPGGSRVTVEPGGAVELSGPPLADTPAAAAAMTADRSVLRTGFAQAGLGLVLLGADPLRSAKRVNPGARYAAMERFFHDSGTPEAGAAMMTSTASVQVNLEAGPKADWARRVRLAHALGPTMIAIASNSPVLGGKFTGWRSTRQLVWSELDDARCGPILGADGDDPASDWARYALRAPVMLVHTPEAVPVSQWVPFADWADGRVLLDDRRPTMADLDYHLTTLFPPVRPRGFLEVRYLDSVPEDTWPAVVFMLATLLDDPVAADAAAEATEPVATAWDRAAQLGLEDRRLHTAAMRCVQEAAERVPAPLEESMSLLARSVEQGRSPADDFADRAVRYGIARAVTQLAQGEM, translated from the coding sequence ATGGCCCGGACGATGGCATCCGACGGTGTCGTCGAGCATGGCATGAACCCGCTGACCAGCGCTGAAGATGCCGCGCGCCACATCGCCGACACGTGTTTGACCGACGCGCCGGTCGGGCCGGTGGGCCTGGAGATCGAGGCGCACTGCTTCGACCTTGCCGATCCGCGACGCAGACCGGGGTGGGACGAGCTGTCCGCCGTGATCGCCGGGCTGCCGACACTGCCCGGCGGCAGCCGGGTCACCGTGGAGCCCGGCGGCGCGGTCGAGCTGTCCGGCCCACCGCTGGCCGACACCCCCGCCGCGGCCGCGGCGATGACCGCGGACCGGTCGGTGCTGCGGACGGGCTTCGCGCAGGCCGGGCTGGGGCTGGTGCTGCTCGGTGCGGACCCACTGCGCTCGGCGAAGCGGGTGAACCCCGGCGCGCGTTATGCGGCGATGGAACGGTTCTTCCACGACAGCGGAACCCCCGAGGCGGGCGCGGCGATGATGACGTCGACGGCGTCGGTGCAGGTGAACCTGGAAGCCGGGCCCAAGGCGGACTGGGCGCGGCGGGTCCGGCTGGCGCACGCGCTCGGGCCGACGATGATCGCGATCGCCTCGAATTCGCCGGTGTTGGGCGGCAAGTTCACGGGTTGGCGCTCCACCCGCCAACTCGTCTGGAGCGAACTCGACGACGCGCGGTGCGGACCGATCCTGGGCGCCGACGGCGACGATCCGGCCAGCGATTGGGCGCGCTACGCGCTGCGCGCGCCGGTGATGCTGGTGCACACCCCCGAAGCGGTTCCGGTCAGCCAATGGGTGCCGTTCGCCGACTGGGCCGATGGCCGGGTGCTGCTCGACGACCGCAGACCCACGATGGCCGATCTGGACTACCACCTGACGACCCTGTTTCCGCCCGTGCGCCCGCGCGGCTTCCTGGAGGTGCGCTACCTCGACAGCGTGCCCGAGGACACCTGGCCCGCGGTGGTGTTCATGCTGGCCACCCTGCTCGACGACCCAGTCGCAGCCGATGCCGCCGCCGAGGCCACCGAGCCGGTCGCCACCGCGTGGGACCGCGCCGCACAACTCGGCCTCGAGGACCGCAGGCTGCACACCGCCGCGATGCGGTGCGTGCAGGAGGCCGCCGAACGCGTTCCGGCCCCGCTGGAGGAATCGATGTCGCTGCTCGCGCGTTCGGTCGAACAGGGACGCAGCCCGGCCGACGATTTCGCCGACCGCGCGGTGCGTTACGGGATCGCGCGCGCGGTCACCCAACTGGCACAAGGAGAGATGTGA
- a CDS encoding DUF4185 domain-containing protein has protein sequence MRRNCIPAGLFSVFLCWNAISPAAATPVALPPLMPGQVLRIAAAAGTGTATADYGVGATDLCEFMEFPSGILQVCGDSFAGQAVGFGGWYSPIALHVVDGSLEDPAGIRYDGVTGVGTRLLADPTPPGESQLPAGIIEINRENWMLVTTTRELVPQRSRLVKAEAGQGNWKTVPGSERPAEHAGGRQTQISGYYDPIPTAESERGWVYIVANSFDRSGPVALYRATPQSFTDRAAWQGWTGSGWGGEPVPLWDERVGEISVRQIDGMAMLSYFNATTGNMEIRVAADPTQLGTAPVTTVVVAAPWPDPADVLPPAHDNRLAQPYGGYISPGSTPDAVRVFVSQWNTTPRGGTPYRVIQYAVNPYKPW, from the coding sequence TTGCGCCGAAATTGCATTCCCGCAGGCCTCTTCTCGGTTTTCCTCTGCTGGAATGCAATTTCGCCGGCCGCCGCGACTCCGGTCGCGCTGCCGCCGCTGATGCCGGGGCAGGTGCTGCGGATCGCCGCGGCCGCCGGAACCGGAACAGCCACAGCCGATTACGGTGTCGGGGCGACCGACCTGTGCGAATTCATGGAGTTCCCGAGCGGGATCCTGCAGGTCTGCGGTGACAGTTTCGCCGGGCAGGCGGTCGGCTTCGGCGGCTGGTATTCGCCGATCGCGCTGCACGTCGTGGACGGCTCGCTGGAGGACCCCGCGGGTATCCGCTACGACGGCGTGACGGGCGTCGGCACCCGACTGCTGGCCGACCCGACCCCGCCCGGCGAATCGCAGCTGCCCGCCGGGATCATCGAGATCAACCGCGAGAACTGGATGCTCGTGACCACCACCCGCGAGCTGGTGCCGCAGCGCTCACGACTGGTGAAAGCCGAAGCCGGACAGGGTAACTGGAAGACCGTGCCCGGCTCGGAGCGCCCCGCTGAGCACGCCGGGGGCAGGCAGACGCAGATCAGCGGCTACTACGACCCGATCCCGACCGCGGAGTCCGAACGCGGCTGGGTGTACATAGTCGCCAACAGCTTCGACCGCAGCGGCCCCGTCGCGCTGTACCGGGCCACGCCGCAGAGCTTCACCGACCGGGCGGCGTGGCAGGGCTGGACCGGATCCGGGTGGGGTGGCGAACCGGTGCCGCTGTGGGACGAGCGGGTCGGGGAGATCAGCGTCCGCCAGATCGACGGTATGGCGATGCTGTCGTACTTCAATGCGACCACCGGCAACATGGAGATCCGGGTGGCCGCCGACCCGACGCAGCTCGGAACGGCGCCGGTGACGACGGTCGTGGTGGCCGCGCCGTGGCCGGACCCCGCCGACGTGCTGCCCCCCGCCCATGACAATCGACTCGCCCAGCCCTACGGCGGTTACATCTCGCCGGGCTCGACGCCGGATGCGGTGCGGGTGTTCGTCAGCCAGTGGAACACCACCCCGCGCGGCGGCACGCCCTACCGCGTCATCCAGTACGCGGTGAACCCGTACAAGCCTTGGTGA
- the egtB gene encoding ergothioneine biosynthesis protein EgtB, translated as MTTRQTLADELTRARNRTLRLVDFDDAELRRQYDPLMSPLVWDLAHIGQQEELWLLRGGDPHRAGLLTPEINDLYDAFVHSRAARVNLPLLPPTDARNYCATVRGKALDRLDALPDGHPDAFNYALVISHENQHDETMLQALNLRTGAPLLDSGAALPAGRADVAGTSVLVPGGEFVLGVDAADEPFSLDNERPSNRVDVPAFRIGRVPVTNAEWRQFVGDGGYGQRRWWSEAGWAHRQQAGLTAPLFWNSDGTRTRFGHVEDIPGDEPVQHITFYEAEAYAAWAGARLPTEIEWEKACAWDPDIGARRRFPWGATEPNAALANLGGDALRPAPVGAYPASASAYGAEQMLGDVWEWTSSSLRPWPGFTPMVYRQYSEPFFDGTASGEYRVLRGGSWAVAAGILRPSFRNWDHPIRRQIFSGVRLAWDV; from the coding sequence GTGACGACGCGGCAGACGCTCGCCGACGAACTGACCAGGGCCAGGAACCGCACGCTGCGTCTGGTCGACTTCGACGACGCCGAGCTGCGCCGTCAGTACGACCCGCTGATGAGCCCGCTGGTCTGGGACCTCGCCCACATCGGGCAACAGGAAGAGCTGTGGCTGCTGCGCGGCGGGGACCCGCACCGCGCCGGCCTGCTGACCCCTGAGATCAACGACCTCTACGACGCGTTCGTGCACTCCCGCGCCGCGCGGGTGAACCTTCCGCTGCTCCCGCCGACGGACGCGCGCAACTACTGCGCGACGGTGCGGGGGAAGGCGCTCGACCGGCTGGACGCGCTGCCCGACGGCCATCCCGACGCGTTCAACTACGCGTTGGTGATCAGCCACGAGAACCAGCACGACGAGACGATGCTGCAGGCGCTGAACCTGCGCACCGGGGCGCCCCTGCTCGACTCCGGCGCCGCGCTGCCTGCCGGTCGCGCCGACGTGGCGGGCACATCCGTGCTGGTGCCCGGTGGCGAGTTCGTCCTCGGGGTCGACGCGGCCGACGAACCGTTCTCGCTGGACAACGAACGCCCGTCGAACCGCGTCGACGTGCCGGCCTTCCGGATCGGCCGGGTCCCGGTCACCAACGCCGAGTGGCGGCAGTTCGTCGGCGACGGCGGATACGGGCAGCGGCGGTGGTGGTCGGAGGCGGGCTGGGCGCACCGGCAACAGGCCGGGCTGACCGCACCGCTGTTCTGGAACTCCGACGGGACCCGCACCCGGTTCGGCCACGTCGAGGACATCCCCGGGGACGAACCTGTCCAGCACATCACCTTCTACGAGGCCGAGGCCTACGCCGCGTGGGCGGGCGCGCGGTTGCCGACCGAGATCGAGTGGGAGAAGGCCTGCGCGTGGGATCCGGACATCGGTGCCCGTCGCCGGTTCCCCTGGGGTGCAACCGAACCCAATGCCGCGCTGGCGAACCTCGGCGGCGACGCGCTGCGCCCCGCGCCGGTCGGCGCCTACCCGGCATCGGCGTCGGCCTACGGCGCCGAACAGATGCTCGGCGACGTCTGGGAGTGGACGAGTTCGTCGCTGCGACCGTGGCCGGGGTTCACCCCGATGGTCTACCGGCAGTACTCGGAGCCGTTCTTCGACGGCACCGCCTCCGGCGAGTACCGCGTGCTGCGCGGCGGATCGTGGGCCGTCGCCGCGGGCATCCTGCGGCCCAGCTTCCGTAACTGGGACCATCCGATCCGGCGGCAGATCTTCTCCGGCGTCCGATTGGCGTGGGATGTGTAG
- the rpsN gene encoding 30S ribosomal protein S14: MAKKSKIVKNERRRLLVARHAERRAELKAIISSPSTAADARAAAQSELNRQPRDASPVRVRNRDAVDGRPRGHLRKFGLSRVRVRELAHRGQLPGVRKSSW; this comes from the coding sequence ATGGCCAAGAAGTCGAAGATCGTGAAGAACGAGCGTCGCCGCCTACTCGTGGCCCGCCACGCCGAACGTCGCGCCGAGCTCAAGGCGATCATCTCCTCGCCCTCGACCGCGGCGGACGCCCGGGCGGCCGCCCAGTCCGAGCTGAACCGTCAGCCCCGCGACGCGAGCCCGGTGCGCGTGCGCAACCGGGATGCGGTCGACGGCCGGCCCCGCGGGCACCTGCGAAAGTTCGGCCTGTCACGGGTGCGGGTCCGCGAACTCGCCCATCGCGGTCAATTGCCCGGCGTCCGGAAGTCGAGCTGGTGA
- a CDS encoding catalase, whose product MPEKYTTTDAGAPAPSVEHSLTVGPDGPILLQDHYLIEQMANFNRERIPERQPHAKGGGAFGQFEVTQDVSAYTKAAFLQPGVKTEMLARFSTVAGERGSPDTWRDPRGFALKFYTSEGNFDMVGNNTPVFFLRDPMKFQNFIRSQKRMQATNLRDHHMQWDFWTLSPESAHQVTWLMGDRGIPKTWRNMNGYSSHTYSWLNDSGELFWVKYHFKTDQGIDFLTQEDADRLAGEDGDYHQRDLYTAIEDGNFPSWTLHVQIMPFEDAKTYRLNPFDLTKVWPHGDYPLHEVGRMTLNRNVVDYHAQIEQAAFEPNNIVPGTGLSPDKMLLARGFSYSDAHRARLGVNYKQIPVNEPHVEVNAYSKDGAMRIRNVTDPVYTPNSMGGPEVDTRRASEVHWASDGDMVRSAYALRSDDSDWGQAGTLVRDVLDDAQRERLAHNIIGHVSKGVREPVLSRVFEYWRNVDPDLGKKVEEGVRGG is encoded by the coding sequence ATGCCCGAGAAGTACACGACGACCGACGCCGGCGCCCCCGCCCCCAGCGTGGAACATTCGCTGACCGTGGGACCCGACGGGCCGATCCTGCTGCAGGACCACTACCTGATCGAGCAGATGGCCAACTTCAACCGTGAACGCATCCCCGAGCGGCAGCCCCACGCCAAGGGCGGTGGCGCTTTCGGCCAGTTCGAGGTGACCCAGGACGTCAGTGCCTACACCAAGGCGGCATTCCTGCAGCCGGGTGTGAAAACCGAGATGCTGGCCCGGTTCTCGACGGTGGCCGGTGAGCGGGGCAGCCCGGACACCTGGCGTGACCCGCGCGGCTTCGCGCTGAAGTTCTACACCTCCGAGGGCAACTTCGACATGGTCGGCAACAACACCCCGGTGTTCTTCCTGCGCGACCCGATGAAGTTCCAGAATTTCATCCGCAGCCAGAAGCGCATGCAGGCCACCAACCTTCGTGATCACCACATGCAGTGGGATTTCTGGACGCTCTCACCCGAATCGGCGCACCAGGTCACGTGGTTGATGGGGGATCGTGGCATCCCGAAGACGTGGCGCAACATGAACGGCTATTCCAGCCACACCTACAGCTGGCTCAACGACAGCGGTGAGTTGTTCTGGGTGAAGTACCACTTCAAGACCGACCAGGGCATCGACTTCTTGACCCAGGAGGACGCCGACCGGCTGGCGGGCGAGGACGGTGACTACCACCAACGTGATCTGTACACCGCGATCGAGGACGGCAACTTCCCAAGCTGGACGCTGCACGTGCAGATCATGCCGTTCGAGGACGCCAAGACGTACCGCTTAAACCCGTTCGACCTGACCAAGGTGTGGCCGCACGGTGACTACCCGCTGCACGAGGTCGGCAGGATGACGTTGAACCGCAACGTCGTCGACTACCACGCCCAGATCGAGCAGGCGGCGTTCGAGCCGAACAACATCGTGCCGGGCACCGGTCTGAGCCCGGACAAGATGCTGTTGGCGCGGGGATTCTCCTACTCCGACGCCCACCGTGCCCGCCTCGGGGTGAATTACAAGCAGATCCCGGTCAACGAGCCGCACGTCGAGGTGAACGCGTACTCGAAGGACGGTGCGATGCGGATCCGCAACGTCACCGACCCGGTGTACACACCCAATTCGATGGGCGGCCCGGAAGTCGACACTCGCCGCGCATCGGAGGTGCACTGGGCTTCTGACGGGGACATGGTGCGCTCGGCCTATGCGCTGCGGTCCGACGACTCCGACTGGGGCCAGGCAGGCACCCTGGTCCGGGATGTCCTCGACGACGCCCAACGGGAACGCTTGGCGCACAACATCATCGGCCATGTGTCGAAGGGCGTGCGGGAGCCGGTGTTGTCGCGGGTGTTCGAGTACTGGCGCAACGTGGACCCCGACCTCGGTAAGAAGGTCGAGGAGGGCGTGCGCGGCGGCTGA
- the rpmB gene encoding 50S ribosomal protein L28, translated as MSAHCQVTGRRPGFGNAVSHSHRRTRRRWNPNIQRKTYYLPSEGRRITLRLSTKGIKIIDRDGIESVVARLRREGHKL; from the coding sequence TTGTCCGCCCACTGCCAGGTGACCGGCCGCAGGCCCGGGTTCGGCAACGCGGTGTCGCATTCGCACCGCCGCACCCGTCGTCGCTGGAATCCCAACATCCAGCGCAAGACGTACTACCTACCGTCGGAGGGCCGCAGGATCACGCTGCGCCTCAGCACGAAAGGCATCAAGATCATCGACCGCGACGGCATCGAATCGGTGGTGGCCCGCCTCCGCCGGGAAGGACACAAACTCTGA
- the mrf gene encoding ribosome hibernation factor-recruiting GTPase MRF → MRTPVVVVTGQSDTGDIGDLLLADGATALVEYHVEDHVVHRTTTVLRRGVLVKAVSVVEMSNGCPSCAVREDLVDHLCRLHLRPDLARIAVLLSPWMEPEPVCVALSRSPAARHVAVSAVVATVNTSVWLDQALGDDELDDGRTVAQVVVGQVEFADVVVLTEPHRDTLAVVRRLAPSARITVGAGCFTLALANLDADARRGRGNDPYGSLLAGQPPLEPAGRVRLVEFAARRPFHPNRLHAAVDLLLEGVVRSRGRLWLAHLPDTAVGLDSAGGGLLVTRAGKWLAAMTSRELVYVGAERRAMADMMWDDRYGDRHTSMTVLVCGADPAEIVSALRGALLTDAEMGRPQDWPRFDDPFGDWQPQEARLA, encoded by the coding sequence ATGCGCACCCCAGTAGTTGTCGTGACCGGGCAGAGCGACACCGGCGACATCGGTGACCTGCTTCTCGCCGACGGCGCAACGGCGTTGGTGGAGTACCACGTCGAGGACCACGTCGTGCACCGCACCACGACGGTGCTGCGGCGCGGTGTGCTGGTCAAAGCCGTGTCGGTGGTCGAGATGAGCAACGGGTGTCCGTCCTGCGCGGTGCGCGAGGATCTGGTTGACCATCTCTGTCGACTGCACCTGAGGCCGGACCTCGCTCGGATCGCGGTCCTGCTCAGTCCGTGGATGGAGCCCGAGCCGGTGTGCGTCGCACTCTCCCGTTCGCCGGCAGCGCGCCACGTCGCCGTGTCGGCCGTCGTCGCCACCGTAAACACCTCTGTCTGGCTGGACCAGGCGCTCGGCGACGACGAACTCGACGACGGACGTACCGTCGCGCAGGTGGTGGTCGGGCAGGTCGAGTTCGCGGACGTGGTCGTGCTCACCGAACCGCATCGGGACACCCTCGCGGTGGTGCGCAGGCTGGCTCCGTCGGCGCGGATCACGGTCGGCGCAGGCTGTTTCACGCTCGCGCTGGCGAACCTCGACGCCGATGCCCGCCGCGGCCGGGGCAATGATCCGTACGGTTCACTGCTGGCCGGACAGCCGCCGCTGGAGCCGGCCGGTCGGGTCCGCCTGGTCGAGTTCGCGGCACGACGCCCGTTCCACCCGAACCGTCTGCATGCCGCGGTCGACCTCCTTCTCGAAGGGGTGGTCCGCAGCCGGGGCCGGCTGTGGCTGGCACACCTGCCCGACACGGCGGTGGGGCTGGACTCCGCGGGCGGCGGACTGCTCGTCACGCGGGCGGGAAAATGGTTGGCCGCCATGACATCCCGCGAGCTCGTCTACGTCGGTGCGGAACGGCGCGCGATGGCCGACATGATGTGGGATGACCGGTACGGCGACCGGCACACGTCGATGACGGTCCTGGTGTGCGGCGCCGACCCTGCCGAGATCGTCTCGGCACTGCGCGGCGCCCTGCTCACCGACGCGGAGATGGGCCGCCCCCAGGACTGGCCCCGCTTCGATGACCCGTTCGGTGACTGGCAGCCGCAGGAGGCGCGGCTGGCATGA